In a single window of the Acidobacteriota bacterium genome:
- a CDS encoding peptidylprolyl isomerase produces MRLRAALFLAFLALSGCAARTPPGQAPPVQVLLHTEEGTILLEVDLVRAPITAANFLRYVEAGRYDGGLFHRTVRADNQPQNSVKIGVVQAGVKPGLEAEDFPPIPLERTSVTGLRHVDGALSMARSEPDTATSDFFLCVGDQPELDFGGRRNPDGQGFAAFGRVISG; encoded by the coding sequence GTGAGGCTCCGCGCCGCGCTGTTTCTTGCCTTTCTAGCCCTCTCGGGCTGCGCCGCGCGCACTCCTCCCGGACAGGCCCCTCCTGTCCAGGTCCTCCTGCATACCGAAGAGGGGACCATTCTTCTCGAGGTGGACCTTGTCCGCGCCCCGATCACGGCCGCCAATTTCCTGCGGTACGTGGAGGCGGGCCGGTACGACGGCGGCCTCTTCCATCGCACCGTCCGGGCCGACAATCAGCCCCAGAACTCCGTGAAAATCGGCGTGGTCCAGGCCGGAGTCAAGCCCGGGCTGGAGGCAGAGGACTTTCCGCCCATCCCCCTGGAGAGGACCTCCGTCACGGGCCTTCGCCACGTGGACGGCGCCCTCTCCATGGCCCGGTCCGAACCCGACACCGCCACCTCCGACTTTTTCCTGTGCGTGGGGGACCAGCCCGAACTGGACTTCGGGGGCCGGAGAAACCCCGACGGCCAGGGCTTCGCCGCCTTCGGCCGGGTGATCTCCGGAA
- a CDS encoding PP2C family protein-serine/threonine phosphatase, which translates to MSHARKISARLPQDLKDLGRTVASDMGGGRFTQTLKRDMRDLYEFYLDEDRKRRLESMSAFRRWLTLVWYLLRSLFLKLTPVRRLLVLLSLWTFVMGDLRFASGDVNVSVSLAPASVVILLVVLMLELRDKLLARDELEVGRAVQLALLPKENPRVEGWEAWLYTRPANDVGGDLVDHMALDEGTVGIVLGDVSGKGLGAALLMAKLQSTLRAIAPETPDLARLGHRTNVILERDGLPGRFATLVFMVVAPREGRVRLLNAGHMPPVLVREGTAETLPSVALPVGAFADAAYREQALDLQPGDLLIVYSDGLTDARNTAGEFFSEERLRALFPQLSGLGAEQAGRRLLLEADRFSGEEKPFDDLSLVVLRYAGGRSAEAPA; encoded by the coding sequence AGGACCTCGGCCGGACCGTCGCCTCCGACATGGGGGGCGGACGTTTCACCCAAACCCTGAAGCGGGACATGAGGGACCTCTACGAGTTCTACCTGGACGAGGACCGGAAGCGGCGGCTCGAGTCCATGAGCGCCTTCCGCCGGTGGCTGACCCTCGTGTGGTACCTCCTGAGGAGCCTCTTCCTCAAGCTCACCCCGGTGCGCAGGCTCCTGGTCCTTCTCAGCCTGTGGACCTTCGTGATGGGCGACCTCCGGTTCGCCTCGGGGGACGTGAACGTCAGCGTGAGCCTGGCCCCCGCCAGCGTTGTGATCCTCCTCGTGGTCCTCATGCTGGAACTTCGAGACAAGCTCCTGGCCCGGGACGAACTCGAGGTGGGGCGCGCCGTTCAATTGGCCCTTCTCCCCAAGGAGAACCCGAGGGTCGAGGGGTGGGAAGCCTGGCTCTACACCCGGCCCGCCAACGACGTGGGCGGGGACCTCGTGGACCACATGGCCCTCGACGAGGGGACCGTGGGCATCGTGCTCGGGGACGTGTCGGGAAAGGGGCTCGGAGCCGCCCTGCTCATGGCCAAGCTCCAGTCCACCCTCCGGGCCATCGCCCCCGAGACGCCGGACCTGGCCCGCCTGGGGCACCGGACCAACGTCATCCTCGAGCGGGACGGTCTGCCCGGCCGGTTCGCCACCCTCGTGTTCATGGTCGTGGCCCCCAGAGAGGGGCGGGTGCGCCTCCTCAACGCCGGCCACATGCCGCCCGTCCTGGTGCGCGAGGGGACGGCGGAAACGCTCCCGTCGGTCGCCCTCCCCGTGGGCGCCTTCGCCGACGCGGCCTACCGGGAGCAAGCGCTGGACCTCCAGCCGGGAGACTTGCTGATCGTCTACTCGGACGGTCTGACGGACGCCCGCAACACCGCGGGAGAGTTCTTCTCCGAAGAGCGCCTCAGGGCCCTGTTTCCCCAATTGAGCGGGCTCGGCGCCGAGCAGGCGGGGCGCCGGCTCCTCTTGGAAGCGGACCGCTTCTCGGGCGAGGAGAAGCCCTTCGACGACCTCTCCCTGGTGGTTCTCCGGTACGCGGGCGGCCGGAGCGCCGAGGCGCCCGCGTGA